The genomic stretch ACTCGTACAGAAAAAATTTGCTGGACCACAGTAAGTTTCTTGGCTCTTGTTCATTTCTTCTTTGGTTCATTTTCAACTCAAATGGGAGCTGAACACACGTCATTGGATATGTACATTTCCATTTCAGATTTGATATTTTCTTTCATGGTCGGTTTGATTCCGTACTCTTTTGATTTCCTCAGGACAAGAAAGTCCAGTTGAAATTCTATGATCCCTTTTGAATTAGGCACGTTCTTGTGCTTTTCACACTAGCTAAAACTGCCaaaaaaccaatcatttttttcaGCGAAACGGTTCATATTATTGCAATGGTCCTTGCTGGCTACTTGTAAAAAGCAAGGTTTGGTGGCCATTCTCACCAAATCTTGTGGCTCCTGAGTCTGCAGAAACGTAATCACTTTTAACTCCCACAAGCTTCCGCTGGCCCTTCCTCTTTCCTTGATGTGATCTTTTCTCAACGTAGAAAAGGTGAAAATGAAAGCACCTATGATTAACGTGCAAGCACCTATAATTAACGTGCAAGCAATGTGGATTAAGCACAAATTAATCTATCCGCGCCTTCGAGGGCAATACACAAGAAGGCGTGGAATCTGGATACTATGAGTCACGCTTGGTCACTGACTTCTGTCTAAAGCGTGTCCAGCAAATGCTTGCAAGCACATTTACATCTTCTTGTCTGTGGAAGCCAAGGAGAAATGAACCTGCTGAATATAAATTGCTAGCTGTTTTCGTCGTCTTTGTTACCAATCGCTGCATGAATGGGGTAAAACAGGTCCATTCTTGTGCATGTGCTGGGGTTCTTTCCATGTATTCTTGAATCAAGTCTGTCTCATGATATGAAAGTTCTTGTGACAAGTCCATTCCAATAAACTATAAACAAAATTATGATTGATTTAAGCACTTTGAGGTTTGAATTTGATATACAAGAGAGTGAAGATTCGCACAACTGCACGAGAAAGTTACTTACGTTACATTCTTCCTAAAATTGCCAGGATGAATGCCTTAAACATCAGACATAAACACAAAGATTAGGCATTCATACCAAACTTCAGCATTGAGATGCAGCAGGTCCTGCGAAAAAATGTTTCCAGGGGATGAATCAATGCTCATGGGGAAAAGTATAAGCATTTGATTTTTCCTCTCCAACACTGACATGAAGAACAAGAGGAGTTCTCCTCTAAACTGTAATGGAATGTGAACTTATATATTGCAACAGAGACGGATAATATAAAAACAAAACCAAAGGTGGCCTGTCTGTTTACAGATATCTCATACTACGTATCTTCCAGTAGGGATAGTACCATTCGTAAATGTCACAATCATACAGCTCCATTATGATAAATATCCTGAGTGCTGCTTAGTGTTTTAGAATCCATTCAATTTAACAAAATAATTCAGGTTAACAAGTACAGCATCCACTTTTTACTTTTCTCTTCAAGAGTCTGCAATTGGGAAAGCAGAACCGAGTTTGTTCCCCAAACGATAGCACTTCACATTGACAGGATATGGACCAAGCTCAACTTGATTATCTTCTCCACCCACAAAGAAACATAGAGTATAAAGCGCAACTTCAAACTCAGGACTCACTCCTACCAAACAGCTTGAAACAGATTTCAGAACACCGTTCCATTCAAACTGAATTGTGAGTAACTGGGTCTCGGAGTCAGGCTGCAATGTATACAAAGGATCTAAGTTTCAAGTGTATCGCATGGAATAAGCGAAGACTGAAAACCCAAAGCCATGATAAAATTAGGCTAAATGACTACTATGTTTCTCATACACCATAAAACTAGTATGTTTGAGAATAATCTAAACTCCCTATTTACCAATACATGCATTTCACATATTAGCTGAGGTTCTTTCTCATTCTCAATTAGATGGATAGTCCTATAAAACCCATCCTGGCATCATCAGCTGGTTTGCCCACATCAGCACTAGagttgctctttttttttttttttttttatttgaaagagaggaaagaaaaaggaataagcATCTTTTATCTGATTTGGGATTCCATTGATCAATGAATTTGAGACACATTGCTTGAACGCTGAAGTGATGAACAGTATTAAGAGGAAAAATATGTTAAGTTATAATTCAACAGAGAATCCAGAAAGAATGCTAACCATCATtacccaaaaattgaccaataaTGAAACAAGGGGAAGTTTGCACTATAAGATTCCAAATATGTCCCAAAATTGCTATTTCCTATCCACTGCAGCATGAATGTAAATGAATCACTTACAAACTGTCCATGCCTTCGAGGAAGAATATAACCTTGATAATCCACCCTCCCCTTTGCTTCTTCAAGATAAAACTGCAGACAAAATGAAACAGATTGACATCTTTGTAAAGTACCAATGAAACGCATTCAATAATTAATGAGAACATTGGTAGAAAGAAAATGGTTACAACTGAAAATAACAAAGGCTAATAAGGTCCTAACCGTGCCAACAACTACTGCAATTAATGCTGTCTCCAAAGTACTAATGTGCATATGGTTTACCAAAGATGTGATCTTAGTCAATTCGAAGAAGCATCCATGTGATGCAGAGTGTTTGTTGACCAGAATCTATTTAATTGAAACTAGGAGAATGCAGTTTATTTGCATCCAAAACATATCAAACTGCAACATTACCTTCACAGCTCCTCTTGCCAAATCAAATGTCCTTTTCATCGGGTTAGAATTTTGTTAGTGAGTTCTTGAATTTCCATTTAAAATATCATATCCCACCTTATCACAATAAAAAGGGTAACATTTTTTTTAGTCATTACTCTTTTCAGATGATACTTATATAGTTTATACTAGTTCACAATAACTCAATTAGTACAGTAAGTTATTAAGAGTAAAAGAAGTTAAGGGTGTTTTAGGCATGTAATAATTTCATTAAGGGTATGTTAGGTGTTacagaaaaaggaagaaacacGATTATATTATATAGTAATAGATGGATAGAAGAATCCATTTGGAATGATTAGAAACAGTTTTATGATTACAGAAACACGATATGCACCTGAAGCCAGTTGTGGAATCCAGACACTTCTTGCTCTCCACGTTGCTTGATTTCTCCAACAAAAACATGCTCAAAAGCTGAAGAAGAACCATGGGTACCACCTCGGTTGTAAAGGTCAAACCAGAGACTAGTCATCACTCTCTTGAACTCCTCATAGTTATGGGACACAATGCCCTTTGATATGAGATAATTGTAGAGATATTTGATTGGTGCAGTTCTACTGATTTCTTCTATAAATGCTGTTTGCTCCTGCTTCTCTTGAGATGTCACATTTTCCTTGTACCCTTCATGTGGGTTGTAGTTATCTAAAAGAGAACAAAAGCGAGAAAAAGTAGGCCTCTTAAATATATCTTCATTCACCCAGGAAAATAGGCTTCCTTCTGCACAATCTCCTTTTTGGTAAACCTTCTTTCCTTCACCAATATCAATTTCATAGTCCTTGCCTGGTGTCAAACGGTTTAAATCCAGTTCCCAGAGCTTGTTACAAGCTTTAGATAGATCTCTCAGTTCTTCTTCTGAGGGCTCCATGTGACTTCTGTATTCAACCTCATTAGAGTAAGTTTGTTCTTCAGGAGGGCGTTTATAGTTGTCCCAGTGATCCATGTGTACCTGCCTCCATTTTTTAAGTCAAATGTTCTATTCAGATAGACACAGCaatattttgaccaaaaaaaaaaaagttagaaacAGCAATAAGCGACATACAGAATTAATGCATCACATATATACAGGAAGCTCATATAGAAAAGACTGTCAAGGGGATTAAAAGGTTAGACTCACAATGCCTTAAATTGCCAATCTAGTTTGACATGAGAATGCTAGAAATAACAGAAGATCAATGGATCAAATACAATTGTATCAGCAGGCTAACAAGTCAAAAGCACAGATAGTTACACAAATATTTATGAGACCAACCAGATAGAATACCACCAAATAGGATAAAAAAGTTGATGCTAAGTGTTCCTTTTCAAGCAACAACAACTTTTGATCTCCCAATTTACGAAGTTTTATGAAGTCAACCAGATAATATGATGTCAATATCATGAGTGAATGAACATGTCGACATTGAACTATACAGGATATAATGCAAATTTTGTCCCGACCATTGAGGATCAAAATTGTCAAAGACGAAACAGGGTGTACACTTGGACTACCGCCAAAAAAGGAGGATGGTGTGGCAGGAGCGGGAGTAAAACTAGAATTCACCTACTAAGTGTAAAAGGAAAATGCTGCTGCTGCCCTGACATCACAACtcaagcaagtaaatgcaatcTATCTTCTGTTTTCAATGTATCACATtggaaataaattatttattcTCAACAATTTTAAGTACAAATTCCTGCCCCTCTTATCTTAACATGCTTGTGTTCGTcaacttaaaagaaaaaaaagcctAGGTTTGTGTTCAAAAAGATTATGATGGAACTCTAGTTGTTGAGTATTGCAGTTCAACTATAAATAAAAATCCTTCAACAGGGCAGAAGGGAAAAGCATGAATGATACATGTCATGTAATGCACACCAGGCAAAAAGATAATACCTTTTGGTGTCTTTTTGAAGGCTTTTTATGGACAGTTTCCCAACCATCTTTGCTTTCTCCTCCCTGCTGTACAAGTTCCATGAAACCAGTTCCCTTCAGCACCAAGCTTTTCTTAatcagaaaaacaaaaaaggaaaattacaCATGCAAACTGAACCTGTTGATTCCACTGGCTCTGGTCGTAATTATCTTGTCTACGCTCATCATTTCTCTCATTATCCTGCCAAGTGGCCTGCAATTATAACATTTAAGATTAGtaattaccaaaaaaaagaCAGACTAAATTGACAGTTTTTGCAAAGTAATATGAAAAACAGCACAAGCAGTTATCATTTGTCTGTGCATCGAAAAGTTTATGCTCTTCTCTTTCTTGTTAAAATGACATAAATTCAATGCATTTGATACTTCCTGCAAGGCCCAACCAGGCCTTTTACTAAGTGAAAAAATTAATACATGAATCTTATGCCACCATAAAGATTAAGAAGTTGTCAACAGAAGGATTTCAAAATTCAAGCCCTCACCAAAACAAAAGAGATTTATTCACCACAGTTCATCAGTCTTTGCTGTAAGAAATCAGCCGATTAAACTGTATGCGGAAATACTGAGATAGAGTCCAATTTCGCTGGCCTATAAATCAAGAAATTGTATACAAAAGGATCAAACTATTTTCG from Coffea eugenioides isolate CCC68of chromosome 8, Ceug_1.0, whole genome shotgun sequence encodes the following:
- the LOC113779603 gene encoding poly(U)-specific endoribonuclease-B isoform X2; the encoded protein is MEGLVKGLINAVLGGDEDNAERREGQGHHPQSQSHDVEQQSRSSWAQVVSGDNDDEGYSRDHGRNEYNRQEGNYGRNEAWESSGSRPAMRPQKATWQDNERNDERRQDNYDQSQWNQQGGESKDGWETVHKKPSKRHQKVHMDHWDNYKRPPEEQTYSNEVEYRSHMEPSEEELRDLSKACNKLWELDLNRLTPGKDYEIDIGEGKKVYQKGDCAEGSLFSWVNEDIFKRPTFSRFCSLLDNYNPHEGYKENVTSQEKQEQTAFIEEISRTAPIKYLYNYLISKGIVSHNYEEFKRVMTSLWFDLYNRGGTHGSSSAFEHVFVGEIKQRGEQEVSGFHNWLQFYLEEAKGRVDYQGYILPRRHGQFPDSETQLLTIQFEWNGVLKSVSSCLVGVSPEFEVALYTLCFFVGGEDNQVELGPYPVNVKCYRLGNKLGSAFPIADS
- the LOC113779603 gene encoding poly(U)-specific endoribonuclease-B isoform X1: MEGLVKGLINAVLGGDEDNAERREGQGHHPQSQSHDVEQQSRSSWAQVVSGDNDDEGYSRDHGRNEYNRQEGNYGRNEAWESSGSRPAMRPQKATWQDNERNDERRQDNYDQSQWNQQQGGESKDGWETVHKKPSKRHQKVHMDHWDNYKRPPEEQTYSNEVEYRSHMEPSEEELRDLSKACNKLWELDLNRLTPGKDYEIDIGEGKKVYQKGDCAEGSLFSWVNEDIFKRPTFSRFCSLLDNYNPHEGYKENVTSQEKQEQTAFIEEISRTAPIKYLYNYLISKGIVSHNYEEFKRVMTSLWFDLYNRGGTHGSSSAFEHVFVGEIKQRGEQEVSGFHNWLQFYLEEAKGRVDYQGYILPRRHGQFPDSETQLLTIQFEWNGVLKSVSSCLVGVSPEFEVALYTLCFFVGGEDNQVELGPYPVNVKCYRLGNKLGSAFPIADS